One window from the genome of Hippopotamus amphibius kiboko isolate mHipAmp2 chromosome 13, mHipAmp2.hap2, whole genome shotgun sequence encodes:
- the LOC130835125 gene encoding protein yippee-like 5 — protein MGRIFLDHIGGTRLFSCANCDTILTNCSELISTRFTGATGRAFLFNKVVNLQYSEVQDRVMLTGRHMVRDVSCKNCNSKLGWIYEFATEDSQHYKEGRVSLERALVRESEGFEEHVPSDNS, from the coding sequence ATGGGCAGGATTTTCCTTGATCATATCGGTGGTACCCGTCTGTTTTCCTGTGCAAACTGTGATACGATCCTGACCAACTGCTCAGAACTCATCTCCACTCGATTCACTGGCGCCACTGGCAGagcatttctttttaacaagGTAGTTAACCTGCAGTACAGTGAAGTTCAAGACCGGGTCATGCTCACTGGCCGCCACATGGTTCGAGATGTGAGCTGCAAAAACTGCAATAGCAAACTGGGATGGATCTATGAGTTTGCAACTGAAGACAGCCAGCATTATAAGGAAGGCCGTGTGAGCCTAGAACGCGCTCTAGTTCGAGAAAGTGAGGGCTTTGAGGAGCATGTACCATCCGATAACTcttga